In one window of Branchiostoma lanceolatum isolate klBraLanc5 chromosome 15, klBraLanc5.hap2, whole genome shotgun sequence DNA:
- the LOC136420928 gene encoding uncharacterized protein isoform X5 — protein sequence MSDHYYNPESPTGDMDISSESGSENEADQDDIPPPPPPPVAQLPRIKALVNYDVANTSESSDLSEEDDTKREVKGQSSKGHEGKPKGTRFSPLVENGEKHAKEIDSCTTDQPSMDRTAKGPFSAEKNTKRPESEPVLIFRDKNTIQISRPKTEMKDTVQAFTKQDEGDKGVSKEDDTKDGNGKWRPVGWSASQANKTSKVEVKIPVKTNRFLPMKKTPVDFIPMKKTPVDDTYGLDIFEKRKEGKASKSGAISFQLRKPTLGQKANIKFFVPRQLKVQSSSESSLPGAAASESPSPPPEETLPPLPKEECKEVAKPPLPRMEQEENTKPPLPVVEPEVKEKPLMSVTVGPVSCEVQSATPEGPSPAQSDRVVERRDSKETSRWNCEKKSPPGERTQPNALVAERRDSKETSRWTFEAGVQPNVQAGLPHVPTKLEALPASDSPRTMPVEDALSSIPLPCVNSTDVVAPRSTFRKDDSETRSGANHENSDQSDMDIGSDQSDVERAKSAESSSSDSEDDSDSDADTRKRLRSVVTVVVTKQPTSSPPSTKEQKEKKHESPSSSREPKDKKRDRERRSGSRKGSSSKDESRERSRTRSRSESCSSRTSPHHDHSRSREKSKTKSDSTEIKRESETTRRRESTSEKRRSFSESKPHGGTKQEEQSNVNHLPVKREPLNSYETKMNEDSSFAVDKPEVISSKLWPVPPKGEQDIKKETNIRPVLTEAIRGETLVSSSLLQEPIEIPLTCLSDEPTFATSRKEPKEESLAVKLPSQPALEIFSAKHGQARFSSNLKAEENFVSENKHTVLETPVLDSEKCSTQHNDLKEKVVFPSLVNYSSQEEDDSSRATSPTVEESISEEKDHSKTVSSSTVQDNVECSLASDIEINTVFHEEDTRPDKDVSRFGETTSECKPPMEEEGVWPLAEGKSCDIERTEPLPIRGDVVERPEEMAIPVVSGTGRRLKKGTRWDSDTREKVGVNEQMGMDISETASHFENRTQDPCVLQTLHREENDGGSTPLRDEFEEFESLAEPLVTGHSINEERSRFLSTVHGRSDERVSIMAATSTSSHPQQDDASYHSHTVRQEAIRPGVIPCDMSNTWDEYEDCGLYADFSGPSMLPCGTTSISDSAAPCDSSASKDLYVSNYVESTQRTEQNVWKEDEVKNLDARDSSNVQEATQFSEQNSQDLELTPIRRSARLRSQDSTDLSSSPSLSKDGTEKPQRRVSIELPQEASSETTEDVLSEASAEKAALEKEKKPEENLRPPFFEEITENLYLSERKKSKMRKDIRRMLCDCVTTEEERDAGMPACGEDCLNRLLMIECGPRCLCGEYCTNKRFQRKECSRVEPFNCGDKGWGLRAAEDMISNQFVMEYVGEVLNFSEFKQRTKEYNREKQHHFYFMALKNDEIIDATKKGNVSRFINHSCDPNCETQKWTVNGILRVGFFTRRPIYDGEELTFDYKFQRYGKEAQKCYCGAANCRGYLGGNKTTPVRQRTKKKVEDNLLDEEIDQMAEECEEGLNHDEQVLYLSRLMVRSETAQQRFTLLKILLATKNQSCLKAFLRYHGLSLIWSWMVDMTDGSAPRDLQVKVLRCLSHLPITNRTILDESKVMAVVERWAKQLANQQPADADTESSSGEPLSRSATPLTLSLTYRNSPSELKSESEKNSESDNERTPAKRRRVQLLEDMETVKTSEDKDRNDVTCSTQPEETEEKKQGEEEKIDSMNETRKEVADTSSDAKKGAKEAGAGEEDSNDTREAESGSSSAKPAGTGDDEEESSDLESEQSQEPERPGGIAEMAAQLLESWSTLKEIYRIPKKEKEKRDSDMESEPDPERERERRDRERDRERDRRRDFKEEERREEHPWRMSAKKRPLEEPDSHSTPIKARWKELRKKPLDRPRSPLIKLSKEERRRLFEKKVAEEEETKQREQQELYMHQLQALQALGTFDPNMAQAFQQYSYDQEGAPLYPGGPQHGPDVSMDTSHIVPGQPVENLQQYPPQDFLDDSIGGDPMDQMRGSLLDNSLNVSHLSGLEDPGTPTSSLPTTPQPIPVLQSNVPVHPAVASSQPPPAVVVQSVPSPQVSHMQQPPQVPQQQIPVAPQPLPATPVQPQPQIYVVNNIWF from the exons ATGAGTGACCACTACTACAACCCGGAAAGTCCCACTGG ggaCATGGACATCAGTTCTGAGTCTGGCTCCGAG AATGAGGCGGACCAAGATGACatccctcccccaccccctcctcccgTCGCGCAACTTCCGCGGATAAAGGCCCTGGTGAACTACGACGTTGCAAACACGAGCGAATCATCAGACCTCAGCGAAGAGGACGACACAAAGCgagaggtcaagggtcaaagtTCCAAAGGACACGAAGGGAAACCAAAGGGTACCCGATTTTCTCCGCTGGTAGAAAATGGTGAAAAGCACGCGAAAGAAATAGACTCATGTACCACGGATCAACCTAGCATGGACAGAACTGCCAAGGGACCATTTAGCGCCGAAAAGAACACCAAGAGGCCAGAGTCCGAGCCAGTACTGATATTCAGGGACAAAAACACGATACAGATTTCCAGACCgaaaacagaaatgaaagaCACTGTACAAGCATTTACAAAGCAGGATGAGGGTGACAAAGGGGTTTCTAAGGAAGATGACACTAAGGATGGGAATGGAAAATGGAGACCCGTTGGCTGGTCTGCATCACAAGCAAATAAAACGTCAAAAGTTGAAGTCAAAATCCCTGTAAAGACCAACAGATTCCTCCCAATGAAGAAGACGCCAGTAGATTTCATCCCGATGAAGAAGACTCCCGTAGACGACACATACGGCTTGGATATTTTCGAGAAGCGTAAGGAAGGAAAGGCGAGTAAGTCCGGAGCCATCTCATTTCAGCTGAGGAAACCAACGCTGGGGCAAAAAGCCAACATCAAATTCTTCGTACCAAGGCAGCTGAAGGTTCAAAGCAGTTCGGAGAGTAGTTTACCTGGAGCAGCAGCTTCTGAAAGCCCCTCGCCTCCACCTGAAGAAACCTTACCACCATTACCTAAGGAAGAGTGTAAGGAAGTTGCGAAACCTCCTCTACCCAGAATGGAACAAGAAGAAAACACCAAACCGCCACTCCCAGTTGTAGAAcctgaagtaaaagaaaagccGCTAATGTCTGTTACCGTAGGTCCAGTTAGTTGTGAGGTTCAGTCTGCAACTCCAGAGGGCCCATCCCCAGCTCAAAGTGATAGAGTTGTCGAGAGAAGGGATAGCAAGGAAACATCACGATGGAACTGTGAGAAAAAAAGTCCCCCTGGGGAAAGAACGCAGCCAAACGCACTAGTGGCTGAAAGGAGGGATAGCAAGGAAACGTCAAGATGGACTTTTGAGGCAGGAGTGCAGCCAAACGTACAAGCAGGGTTACCTCATGTGCCAACGAAATTAGAGGCTTTGCCTGCTAGTGATTCACCCAGAACAATGCCAGTTGAGGATGCCCTTAGCTCTATACCACTGCCATGTGTGAACAGCACAGATGTGGTCGCTCCTCGTTCAACATTTAGGAAAGATGACTCAGAAACACGCAGCGGCGCTAATCACGAAAATTCTGACCAATCAGACATGGACATTGGGTCTGACCAGTCAGACGTGGAGCGTGCCAAGTCTGCGGAAAGCTCCAGTTCGGACAGCGAGGACGATTCAGATTCCGACGCAGACACCAGGAAGAGATTGCGCTCGGTTGTAACCGTGGTGGTTACTAAGCAACCGACCTCAAGTCCGCCAAGCACGAaagaacagaaagaaaagaagcaCGAAAGTCCGTCAAGCTCGAGAGAACCGAAGGATAAGAAACGCGATAGAGAAAGGAGGTCGGGGAGTAGAAAAGGTAGCTCCTCGAAAGACGAAAGTCGCGAACGCTCCAGGACTCGAAGTAGGAGTGAAAGTTGCAGTAGTAGGACTAGCCCTCACCACGACCATTCGCGGAGTAGGGAAAAATCGAAAACTAAGTCAGACTCGACCGAGATCAAAAGAGAGTCTGAGACCACAAGAAGGCGTGAGAGTACATCAGAGAAACGTAGGTCTTTCTCAGAAAGCAAGCCTCATGGAGGAACTAAACAAGAAGAACAAAGCAATGTAAATCATCTCCCTGTCAAACGCGAGCCTTTAAACTCATATGAGACCAAGATGAACGAAGATTCAAGCTTTGCTGTAGATAAACCTGAGGTGATCAGTTCAAAACTTTGGCCAGTCCCTCCAAAAGGGGAACAAGACATTAAAAAGGAGACCAACATAAGGCCAGTACTGACTGAAGCTATACGTGGAGAAACACTTGTGTCATCATCCTTGCTACAAGAACCCATAGAAATCCCACTAACATGCCTTTCTGACGAACCAACATTCGCCACAAGCAGAAAGGAACCTAAAGAAGAAAGCCTAGCCGTCAAGCTACCTTCTCAGCCAGCCTTGGAAATCTTTTCCGCAAAGCACGGCCAAGCCAGATTCAGTTCAAACCTGAAAGCAGAAGAGAACTTTGTCTCTGAGAATAAACACACAGTGCTAGAAACCCCAGTGTTGGACTCTGAAAAGTGCAGTACACAGCATAACGACTTGAAGGAGAAAGTAGTATTTCCTTCCCTTGTTAACTACAGTTCGCAAGAGGAAGATGACAGTAGCCGTGCTACAAGTCCAACAGTCGAAGAAAGCATCTCTGAGGAAAAAGATCACAGTAAGACAGTATCTTCTTCAACAGTTCAAGACAACGTGGAATGTTCCTTAGCTTCTGATATTGAGATTAATACAGTATTCCATGAAGAGGACACAAGACCTGATAAAGATGTGTCACGATTTGGTGAGACAACATCAGAATGTAAACCTCCAATGGAAGAAGAAGGTGTGTGGCCATTGGCTGAAGGAAAGTCATGTGACATCGAGAGGACTGAACCGTTACCAATCAGAGGGGATGTTGTGGAAAGACCGGAGGAAATGGCAATACCTGTGGTGTCGGGGACTGGTCGAAGGCTCAAGAAAGGGACACGCTGGGATTCGGACACCAGGGAAAAAGTAGGGGTGAACGAACAAATGGGAATGGATATATCTGAAACTGCTAGTCATTTTGAAAACAGGACGCAGGACCCATGTGTTTTGCAAACACTACACAGAGAGGAAAACGATGGAGGAAGCACGCCTCTCCGAGATGAGTTTGAGGAGTTTGAATCTCTCGCTGAACCGCTCGTTACCGGACATTCAATTAACGAGGAGAGAAGTCGCTTCTTGAGCACCGTCCACGGAAGGAGCGACGAAAGAGTTTCCATCATGGCAGCTACATCAACATCCTCGCACCCGCAACAGGACGATGCCTCGTATCACTCTCATACCGTCCGTCAGGAGGCGATACGACCCGGGGTCATACCGTGTGACATGTCCAACACTTGGGACGAATACGAAGACTGCGGCTTGTACGCAGACTTCTCCGGCCCGAGTATGCTGCCTTGTGGAACCACTAGTATATCTGACAGTGCGGCGCCATGTGATTCCTCAGCCTCTAAGGACTTGTATGTTTCTAACTATGTGGAAAGTACACAGAGGACAGAACAGAACGTCTGGAAAGAAGACGAGGTCAAAAACCTTGATGCTCGAGACAGCAGTAATGTGCAAGAAGCCACACAGTTTTCTGAACAAAACAGTCAAGACTTGGAGTTGACCCCTATAAGGAGAAGTGCACGTCTTCGATCCCAAGACTCCACAGACTTAAGCAGTTCACCGTCCTTAAGTAAAGATGGCACAGAAAAGCCTCAGAGAAGAGTCAGTATCGAACTTCCTCAAGAAGCGTCTTCCGAGACTACTGAAGACGTCTTGAGTGAGGCGTCGGCTGAGAAGGCTGCTCTAGAGAAAGAGAAGAAACCGGAAGAAAACCTCCGCCCTCCATTCTTTGAAGAAATCACAGAGAATCTGTACCTCAGTGAAAG GAAGAAGTCTAAGATGAGGAAGGACATCCGGCGGATGCTGTGTGACTGTGTGACAACAGAGGAGGAGAGGGATGCTGGGATGCCTGCATGTGGGGAGGACTGTCTCAACAGACTGCTCATGATAGAATG tggtCCCAGATGTCTGTGTGGAGAATACTGTACCAACAAGCGGTTCCAGAGGAAGGAGTGCTCCAGAGTGGAACCCTTCAACTGTGGGGACAAGGGCTGGGGACTCAGGGCTGCCGAGGACATGATATC GAACCAGTTTGTGATGGAGTATGTTGGGGAGGTTCTGAACTTCAGTGAGTTCAAACAGCGCACCAAGGAGTACAACAGGGAGAAACAACATCACTTCTACTTCATGGCACTCAAGAACGATGAG ATCATTGATGCGACTAAGAAAGGCAACGTGTCAAGGTTCATCAACCACAGCTGTGATCCCAACTGTGAAACACAGAAG TGGACAGTGAATGGAATCTTGAGGGTTGGCTTCTTCACCAGGAGACCTATTTATGATGGAGAGGAGCTGACCTTCGACTACAAGTTCCAGAGATATGG TAAGGAGGCCCAGAAGTGCTACTGTGGAGCAGCCAACTGCAGAGGTTACCTGGGCGGCAACAagaccacacctgtcagacagagGACCAAGAAGAAAGTGGAAGACAACTTG TTGGACGAGGAGATCGACCAGATGGCTGAAGAGTGTGAGGAGGGACTGAACCATGACGAGCAGGTTCTCTACCTCTCCAGGCTAATGGTACGGTCCGAGACAGCCCAGCAGAGGTTCACACTTCTCAAGATTCTCCTG GCGACCAAGAACCAGTCGTGCCTGAAGGCGTTCCTGCGGTACCACGGGCTGTCCCTCATCTGGAGCTGGATGGTGGACATGACAGACGGATCCGCACCGCGGGACCTGCAAGTCAAG GTCCTGCGCTGCCTCAGCCACCTGCCCATCACCAACCGCACCATACTCGACGAGTCAAAGGTCATGGCCGTGGTGGAGCGCTGGGCCAAGCAGCTGGCCAATCAGCAGCCGGCAGACGCAGACACAGAATCCTCCAGCGGGGAGCCGTTGTCACGGTCGGCCACGCCCTTAACGCTCAGCCTGACGTACAGAAATAGTCCCTCAGAG CTAAAGTCAGAAAGTGAGAAGAACTCTGAGAGCGACAACGAGCGAACGCCAGCAAAGCGACGCAGAGTACAACTCCTCGAAGACATGGAAACCGTCAAGACCTCGGAAGACAAGGACAGGAACGATGTCACCTGTTCCACCCAGCCTGAAGAGACAGAAGAAAAGAAGCAGGGAGAGGAGGAGAAGATTGACAGCATGAATGAGACAAGAAAGGAGGTTGCAGACACCAGCAGTGATGCCAAGAAGGGAGCCAAGGAGGCTGGGGCTGGGGAGGAGGACTCCAATGATACAAGAGAAG CGGAGTCGGGCAGCAGCAGTGCAAAGCCTGCTGGGACTGGTGATGACGAGGAGGAGAGTTCTGACCTGGAGAGCGAGCAGAGCCAGGAGCCGGAGCGGCCCGGCGGGATCGCGGAGATGGCCGCACAGCTGCTGGAGTCATGGAGCACACTCAAG GAAATATACCGAATCcccaagaaagagaaagaaaagaggGACTCAGACATGGAATCCGAGCCAGACcctgagagagagagggaaagaagggacagggagagagacagagagagagacagaagaAGAGATTTCAAAGAGGAGGAGAGAAGAGAGGAGCATCCTTGGCGCATGTCTGCTAAGAAGAGGCCTCTTGAAGAACCGGACAGTCACTCTACGCCGATTAAGGCACGTTGGAAGGAGCTACGGAAGAAACCGCTGGACAGACCAAGGAGTCCACTCATCAAACTCAGCAAGGAAGAGAGGAGAAGGCTGTTTGAGAAGAAG GTTGCTGAAGAAGAGGAGACTAAACAGCGTGAGCAGCAGGAGTTGTACATGCACCAGCTCCAGGCACTGCAGGCCCTGGGCACGTTCGACCCTAACATGGCTCAGGCTTTTCAACAG TATTCTTATGATCAGGAGGGGGCGCCCCTGTACCCGGGAGGACCGCAGCACGGGCCGGACGTCTCCATGGACACCAGTCACATCGTCCCGGGACAACCTGTCGAAAACCTGCAACAGTACCCACCTCAG GACTTCCTGGATGACAGTATAGGTGGAGACCCTATGGACCAAATGCGTGGGAGTCTGTTAGACAATAGCCTGAATGTGTCCCACCTGTCGGGGCTTGAAGACCCAGGCACCCCCACCTCCTCTCTTCCCACCACTCCACAGCCTATACCAGTACTACAG TCTAATGTGCCAGTCCATCCAGCAGTTGCGAGCAGCCAGCCACCCCCGGCAGTAGTGGTACAGTCCGTGCCCTCTCCTCAGGTCAGCCACATGCAGCAACCACCACAG GTCCCGCAACAGCAAATCCCAGTAGCACC CCAGCCACTGCCAGCTACACCAGTACAACCACAACCTCAAATCTATGTGGTCAACAATATCTGGTTCTAA